TGACCTTTTTTACTATATCCATACGAATGAGATCTCCTTTGGATGTTCTTTTACATCCAGCAGCTGAAATAGGAATTAGAGATTACACCTGCACAGGCATTAAACTTATTCATACATAAAGATACGAGGCAAGAATTCAAAGGAAATTTCATTCACAATACGTACTTGTTGCAACAAGTaacacaaatatgttttctcaGACAACTTACTGATACAATGAATAAAGAGACAATATctttataatacattatatagagATATATAAATGAAACATTAGACTTGATGAAATTCAGTCTTAATTTAGCAAATGAGTTTCTTGaacaattatttataaaatggaAGATGTGGAGACATATATCTTAAGAAATGTAAAaacacatgtgtaatactgtatatatacactgcatatatgataaagacatactcaaggtcacagtgtgTACATGTATCCATGCTTTTCACCTTTATGTTATAACATACCAGCAAAAAATGGCCATATTGCATCAAGTGCTGAAGCAAAATCAACAGCAGTCCTAAAATGAAGAGATAAAGACATAAATGGCAGAGGTATTAAACTGGATGATTATAGTTACTGTACCAATACGAAAGCATGGATCTCAATGTAAGAGGGCATAATTTTTTCAGTACatcatatttcaaaatcatcaGTATCAAGATGTctacaataacaaaaaatgtgtatttttttgttaaaaaaataatgttaaaaaaataagtgTGATTTGATTATGAATTATatggctatatatacatgtacatggtgaCTGTTTTTCTCAGCTTTCTCAGTTTTGTTTTTTCACTTCATTCAAACATAGCATGTCCTTAAAAATTCTCGACTTTTACattaacaaaatacataataagcaaatgtattaaaataaaacatcacatGCTTACCTTCCCTGATTGTCCTTGAGATTGTCCTTGAGGTAAAGGTCTGGTTTATAATCCATTAATTTCATAATGACCTTTCCATGACCTTGAAAAGCAGCACAATGTAAAGGTGTCCAAAGGGTGTTGTTGTTACATGTGTTAATGTCAGCTCTAAAATAACACATATAATCTAATAAAAATCACATATAGGTATAGCAAAGAATTATTTGACATATTGACCAATAcagataaaaacattaaatgCATCCTTGGGTACAGCATTCAATATAAACCTAAAACTCCAATGATAGATCTAGatttacatgaaaatgaaaaaaatatatcatttttgggttcttttttaaatcatatacatgtattataaaataagaaagtacaaaattaataattctgaaaaacaatttaaaaaggAATGAAACAAGTACTAGAAAAAAAGGGTTGAAACATTAGAATTTTAGTATGGCATAATATGACACTGCATCGATATCATTGCTcaatttcaaaagattttttcaatgaatttctttatttcattattcttcaaataattttcttaaattcttctatttaatatttacctttttttatttttgtattcatttgttgaaatttaCATACGATTTTATGATGGTCATACCTGCATTCAAGCAGAGCTTCTACAATTTCGGCATATCCCCAGAAAGCTGCTATAGCAAGAGGTGTCATTCCATCCTTGGATCGCTGATTGGGAGAACAGCC
The nucleotide sequence above comes from Argopecten irradians isolate NY chromosome 1, Ai_NY, whole genome shotgun sequence. Encoded proteins:
- the LOC138331077 gene encoding ankyrin repeat domain-containing protein 49-like gives rise to the protein MAASMSVANAAASGDLTLVTDLLRQGCSPNQRSKDGMTPLAIAAFWGYAEIVEALLECRADINTCNNNTLWTPLHCAAFQGHGKVIMKLMDYKPDLYLKDNLKDNQGRTAVDFASALDAIWPFFAAAGCKRTSKGDLIRMDIVKKVSQDPAIVNPAIHGIQQSDFAHFSRPGSAYVMKSQPYRGQSSYTDSNMAMASVTGDVLAGTPDSPQGNSGKAPVPTFSLWHH